The Paenibacillus sophorae genome has a segment encoding these proteins:
- a CDS encoding glycosyltransferase family 2 protein — translation MEQEEYMRQACRRLMDQVSLKLEGGPVAEKDLLEKCAAYIQQEKPEAREALTSLSQVIVRQAEGKDALEVLRFYLDSQFGLGDSKEAGLLETKLAALRDRSKSEARSGAVPKISVIITTYNRKDFLRQAVESILAQDYPNKEIVVIDDASTDGTEVLMEERFGDEERVIYMRNETNRGPGANRLAAFTAHGDGEYVLFLDDDDYLIDSGYFSRAVAFHESRPGLSFVAANVFLEYSASQRLKLQEIGLSEVTDRRTYFLNFERPGYGKPASTLTTLFRREALISMDILQMNMVNDASIYLRSLLVGDAGFIDAVVGVYRIHGNNITFNLSRDFLVRNLEEKRSIRNLAIERYSYQKKEMNSWFNNTAYDTIVYYLWNSAKTKDDFMYMYQWIRSNCPDIYGKIKQEFRVRLIKKQILQVPFIRKLIRR, via the coding sequence ATGGAACAAGAAGAATATATGAGGCAGGCCTGCCGCCGGTTAATGGACCAGGTGAGTCTGAAGCTCGAAGGAGGTCCGGTTGCCGAAAAGGATCTGCTCGAGAAATGCGCGGCCTATATTCAGCAGGAGAAGCCGGAAGCGCGGGAAGCATTGACATCGCTGTCGCAGGTTATCGTCCGCCAGGCTGAGGGCAAGGATGCCTTGGAGGTTCTTCGTTTCTACCTGGACAGCCAGTTCGGATTAGGCGATTCGAAAGAAGCAGGCCTGCTGGAGACCAAGCTTGCGGCACTAAGGGACCGCTCGAAGAGCGAAGCCCGGTCCGGCGCGGTTCCCAAAATCAGCGTCATCATTACAACGTATAACCGCAAGGATTTTCTGCGCCAGGCGGTTGAAAGCATACTGGCCCAGGATTATCCGAACAAAGAGATCGTTGTCATCGACGACGCCTCGACGGACGGCACGGAGGTTCTGATGGAGGAGCGCTTCGGAGACGAGGAACGCGTCATTTACATGCGTAATGAGACCAACCGGGGCCCGGGAGCGAACCGGCTTGCGGCGTTTACCGCGCACGGGGACGGAGAATACGTTCTCTTCCTGGACGACGACGATTACTTGATCGACAGCGGATATTTCAGCAGGGCGGTAGCCTTTCACGAAAGCCGCCCCGGTCTTTCCTTCGTCGCCGCCAACGTCTTTCTGGAATATTCCGCCTCGCAGCGGCTGAAGCTTCAGGAAATCGGGCTGTCCGAGGTGACCGACCGGCGAACTTATTTTCTGAATTTCGAGCGTCCGGGCTATGGGAAACCGGCTTCTACTCTTACCACCCTCTTTAGGCGGGAAGCTCTGATCAGCATGGATATTCTTCAAATGAATATGGTGAATGACGCGTCCATCTATCTCCGCTCGCTGTTGGTCGGCGACGCAGGATTTATTGATGCGGTAGTGGGCGTATATCGGATTCACGGCAACAATATTACGTTCAATCTGTCCCGGGATTTTCTGGTGCGGAATCTGGAAGAAAAGCGCAGCATCCGCAACCTGGCCATTGAGCGGTACAGCTATCAGAAAAAGGAGATGAACAGCTGGTTCAACAACACCGCTTACGATACGATCGTGTATTATCTTTGGAACTCGGCTAAAACGAAGGACGATTTTATGTATATGTATCAATGGATACGCAGCAACTGCCCGGACATCTACGGCAAAATAAAGCAGGAGTTCCGCGTGCGGCTGATTAAAAAGCAGATTCTCCAAGTTCCCTTTATCCGAAAGCTGATTCGCCGGTAG
- a CDS encoding YtpI family protein, with amino-acid sequence MILVIKYLLFLLLTLAVLGAAYYSAASRRAASSEERGLKRAVMNILLGSMLVLLALMSMFLFRGSTISIIVEAVFLVLGAFNVFSGLRSYGYYSRLGKSRPQR; translated from the coding sequence ATGATCCTGGTTATCAAATATCTGCTGTTTCTCCTGCTGACCCTCGCCGTTCTCGGCGCCGCTTATTACAGCGCCGCTTCCCGTCGCGCTGCAAGCTCCGAAGAACGGGGACTGAAACGGGCGGTCATGAATATTTTGCTCGGATCCATGCTCGTTCTGCTTGCGCTGATGTCTATGTTCCTGTTTCGTGGCTCCACCATCAGCATCATTGTGGAAGCTGTGTTTCTTGTGCTCGGCGCCTTCAACGTGTTCTCCGGACTGCGCAGCTACGGCTATTACAGCCGTCTGGGGAAGTCCCGGCCGCAGCGGTGA
- a CDS encoding YtrH family sporulation protein: MNVFLSKAVLDFFIAFGIVLGGAMLGGIGAVVSLQPPTFTMLDVADRIKIWALAAAVGGTIDPMRVIESNMLGGNLSPAIKQILYLVFAFLGAHMGSELVKWVCGRG; this comes from the coding sequence ATGAACGTATTTTTAAGCAAGGCCGTCCTCGATTTCTTTATCGCCTTCGGCATCGTGCTGGGCGGCGCCATGCTGGGCGGCATCGGGGCGGTCGTATCGCTCCAGCCGCCGACGTTTACGATGCTGGATGTGGCCGACCGGATCAAAATCTGGGCGCTGGCCGCCGCCGTTGGCGGCACCATCGATCCGATGCGGGTCATCGAGAGCAATATGCTGGGCGGCAATTTGTCTCCGGCTATTAAGCAGATTTTATACCTGGTCTTCGCTTTTCTTGGGGCGCATATGGGCAGCGAGCTTGTCAAATGGGTATGCGGCAGGGGGTAA
- a CDS encoding DNA polymerase III subunit alpha: protein MSPFVHLHVHSEYSLLDGAARIADLVRRAGEHGMKSLALTDHGVMYGAIPFYKACKENGIKPIIGCEVYLTAGSRRERGSRKDQPIYHLILLARNEEGYRNLMRLVSIGHLEGYHYKPRIDMEALAAHAEGLLCLSACLGGEVPQHLLHGRDEEAKKAALRYKEIFGEYFYLELQDHGMSEQKRVNPKLIALAEETGIPLVVTNDVHYLSREDSEVQDVLICIGTGKTVDDEERLQIGTDQLYLKSGEEMAALFPHVPEAIQNTAVIADQCNLELEFGKHILPAYSPLPEGLDSAAYLRRLCEAGLQERYGGTPRWNSDQGRRRAEERLAYELGVIETMGFSDYFLIVWDFIAFCHRQGIATGPGRGSSAGSLTAYCLRITDVDPLRYNLLFERFLNPERITMPDIDIDFSDERRDEVISYVADKYGEEHVAQIITFGTLAARAAVRDVGRALNLPYGEVDKAAKLIPGTLGISIARALESSPDLKALYQSNSKTRDLLDMAMKVEGMPRHASTHAAGVVISRGPLTDAVPLQEGNEGAALTQYSMEHLESIGLLKMDFLGLRTLSIIERCMNWIGQMTGSAPDFREIPDDDEATYAMLGHGETTGVFQLESAGMRRVLKELKPTLFEDIISVLALYRPGPMEFISKYIQGKHGLAEVEYPHPDLIPILSDTYGIIVYQEQIMQIASAMAGFSLGEADLLRRAVSKKKRETLDRERGHFVKGSLKQGYGEDDANAVYDMIVRFADYGFPRAHAAAYGVLAFQTAYLKAHYPVPFMASMLTAVTGVHRKVAEYVLECRRMGIGVLPPDVNLSGVLFTPVDGGSGAGGHIRFGLAAIKNVGTLAVESILEARKERPFDSLLDFCRRVDLRVCNKRVVESLIQAGAFDGLPGHRAQLLAMLDETVDAAAKWRKEREELQIQLFDDLVEMPNWDIRYPDIPKFSAGQQLELERELLGLYLSGHPLDDFAELLEEPGIQRLMDLSEAPDESVTVTAGMVVSVKEITTKAGKAMAFVEWEDQIERCEVVLFPEVWKRSRALVDKGALLALRAKVQQQDEGFKLLADEIAQLSAETLRGLLQRRAAVAARPQGHGRAATAGPGAPGAAAAPAAANGPAAGRSGPAGPQGGPQAPARAARPAAAAQPADRPAGQRAYIKITAASEDGGLLPQLKELLQRHPGAVPTLLFYEREQKLIALSDSFRIKPSPELFGLVELVLGPGTIRIK, encoded by the coding sequence ATGAGTCCTTTCGTGCATCTGCATGTGCACAGCGAATACAGTTTATTGGACGGGGCGGCGCGCATTGCCGATCTGGTGCGCCGGGCCGGCGAACACGGCATGAAGTCGCTGGCGCTGACCGATCACGGAGTGATGTACGGGGCGATCCCTTTTTATAAAGCGTGCAAGGAGAACGGCATCAAGCCGATCATCGGCTGCGAGGTCTACCTGACGGCGGGCTCGCGCCGCGAGCGCGGCAGCCGCAAGGATCAGCCGATTTACCATCTTATCCTGCTTGCAAGGAACGAAGAAGGATACCGCAATCTGATGAGACTCGTCTCCATCGGCCATCTGGAAGGCTATCACTACAAGCCGAGAATCGACATGGAAGCCCTTGCCGCGCACGCGGAGGGCCTTCTTTGTCTAAGCGCCTGCCTTGGAGGAGAGGTGCCTCAGCATCTGCTTCACGGGAGGGACGAGGAGGCGAAGAAGGCGGCGTTGCGGTATAAGGAGATTTTCGGCGAATATTTCTATCTGGAGCTGCAGGATCACGGCATGTCCGAGCAGAAAAGGGTCAATCCGAAGCTGATCGCTCTGGCCGAAGAGACTGGAATCCCCTTAGTTGTCACCAACGACGTGCATTACTTGTCTAGGGAAGATTCCGAGGTTCAGGATGTGCTGATTTGCATCGGTACGGGGAAAACGGTGGACGACGAGGAACGGCTGCAAATTGGAACGGACCAGCTCTATTTAAAAAGCGGCGAGGAGATGGCCGCGCTGTTCCCGCATGTGCCGGAGGCGATACAGAATACCGCAGTTATCGCTGACCAATGCAATCTGGAGCTGGAATTCGGCAAACATATACTGCCTGCCTACTCTCCGCTGCCCGAAGGGCTGGATTCTGCCGCCTATTTGCGCCGGCTGTGCGAAGCCGGCCTGCAGGAGCGCTACGGGGGCACTCCCCGGTGGAACTCCGATCAGGGACGCAGACGCGCGGAAGAGCGGCTGGCCTATGAGCTTGGCGTTATTGAGACGATGGGCTTCTCGGATTATTTTCTGATCGTCTGGGATTTTATCGCTTTCTGCCACAGGCAGGGCATTGCGACAGGACCCGGAAGGGGCTCTTCCGCCGGCAGCCTCACCGCCTACTGCCTGCGCATTACCGATGTCGATCCGCTGAGGTACAACCTGCTGTTCGAGCGCTTCCTGAATCCCGAACGGATCACGATGCCCGATATCGACATCGATTTCAGCGACGAGCGTCGCGACGAGGTCATATCCTATGTGGCGGATAAATACGGCGAAGAGCATGTTGCCCAGATTATTACGTTCGGAACCCTGGCGGCGCGGGCTGCGGTGCGCGATGTGGGACGGGCGCTGAACCTGCCCTACGGGGAGGTGGACAAAGCGGCGAAGCTGATACCCGGGACACTCGGCATCAGCATCGCGCGGGCTCTGGAGAGCAGCCCGGATCTCAAGGCGCTGTACCAGAGCAATTCGAAGACCCGGGATTTGCTGGACATGGCGATGAAGGTGGAAGGCATGCCAAGGCATGCCTCGACGCACGCCGCCGGAGTCGTCATTTCCCGGGGGCCGCTTACCGATGCCGTTCCGCTGCAGGAAGGCAATGAGGGAGCGGCTCTGACCCAGTATTCGATGGAGCATTTGGAGAGCATAGGGCTGCTGAAGATGGACTTTCTGGGCCTGCGGACGCTGTCGATTATCGAGCGGTGCATGAACTGGATCGGACAGATGACCGGAAGCGCGCCGGATTTTCGGGAGATTCCCGATGATGACGAAGCGACGTATGCGATGCTGGGCCACGGCGAGACGACGGGCGTGTTCCAGCTCGAGTCGGCGGGCATGCGCCGCGTGCTCAAGGAGCTGAAGCCGACCCTTTTCGAGGATATCATTTCGGTGCTGGCGCTGTACCGCCCGGGTCCGATGGAATTCATATCGAAATATATTCAGGGCAAGCACGGGCTTGCCGAAGTGGAATATCCCCATCCCGATCTGATTCCGATTCTGTCCGATACCTACGGCATCATCGTCTATCAGGAACAGATCATGCAGATCGCATCGGCGATGGCGGGATTTTCGCTTGGCGAAGCGGATCTGCTCCGCAGAGCCGTGTCCAAGAAGAAGCGCGAGACGCTGGACCGCGAGCGCGGCCACTTTGTGAAAGGGAGCTTGAAGCAGGGCTACGGGGAAGACGACGCGAACGCGGTCTACGACATGATCGTTCGCTTTGCCGATTACGGCTTCCCCCGCGCCCATGCCGCGGCTTATGGCGTGCTGGCCTTCCAGACGGCGTACCTCAAGGCCCATTATCCGGTGCCGTTCATGGCTTCCATGCTGACGGCGGTGACGGGCGTCCACCGCAAGGTGGCGGAGTACGTGCTGGAATGCCGGCGCATGGGCATCGGCGTGCTGCCGCCGGATGTTAACTTGAGCGGCGTACTGTTTACGCCGGTGGACGGCGGCAGCGGCGCGGGCGGACATATCCGCTTCGGGCTGGCGGCGATCAAGAATGTCGGCACGCTGGCCGTTGAGAGTATACTCGAAGCCCGGAAGGAGCGGCCCTTCGACAGCCTGCTCGATTTCTGCCGCCGCGTTGACCTCAGGGTCTGCAATAAGCGCGTCGTGGAATCGCTGATCCAGGCGGGGGCTTTTGACGGCCTCCCTGGGCACCGGGCGCAGCTGCTGGCCATGCTGGACGAGACGGTGGACGCGGCGGCCAAATGGCGCAAAGAGCGCGAGGAGCTGCAAATTCAGCTGTTCGACGACCTTGTCGAAATGCCGAACTGGGATATCCGGTATCCCGATATTCCGAAGTTTTCGGCGGGACAGCAGCTCGAGCTGGAGCGCGAGCTGCTCGGCCTGTATCTGTCGGGCCACCCGCTCGACGACTTCGCGGAGCTGCTGGAAGAACCGGGGATTCAGCGCCTGATGGATCTCAGCGAGGCCCCCGATGAGAGCGTGACAGTTACGGCGGGAATGGTCGTTTCCGTCAAGGAAATTACGACAAAAGCCGGCAAGGCGATGGCTTTTGTCGAATGGGAAGACCAGATCGAGCGCTGCGAGGTTGTGCTGTTCCCCGAGGTGTGGAAGCGCAGCCGCGCGCTTGTTGACAAGGGGGCGCTGCTTGCTCTGCGCGCCAAGGTGCAGCAGCAGGACGAAGGCTTCAAGCTGCTGGCCGACGAGATTGCGCAGCTGTCGGCGGAGACGCTCCGCGGCCTGCTGCAGCGGCGCGCGGCCGTGGCTGCGCGGCCGCAAGGGCACGGCCGGGCCGCCACGGCCGGCCCCGGCGCGCCGGGCGCGGCTGCTGCGCCTGCCGCGGCCAATGGCCCGGCCGCCGGCCGCAGCGGCCCCGCCGGGCCGCAGGGCGGCCCGCAGGCCCCCGCGCGGGCTGCGCGCCCGGCGGCGGCGGCACAGCCGGCGGATAGACCCGCCGGCCAGCGCGCCTACATCAAAATCACGGCCGCCTCGGAGGACGGCGGCCTGCTGCCGCAGCTGAAAGAGCTGCTGCAGCGCCATCCCGGAGCGGTTCCTACGCTCCTGTTCTACGAGCGGGAGCAGAAGCTGATCGCGCTTAGCGACAGCTTTCGGATTAAACCGTCGCCGGAGCTGTTCGGTCTTGTCGAATTGGTCCTAGGACCAGGAACAATAAGAATAAAATAA
- a CDS encoding phosphatidylglycerophosphatase A family protein, which produces MSYELAVDLLERRGVSIDSIAEIVYKLQSSYYPNLSGDECIASVKAVLGKREVQYTLMTGITLDELAEKKQLPQPFQAIMEADESLYGADETLALGITGVYGMIGLTGFGYLDKIKMGVIGALNERKDGIHVFLDDLVAGIAAAASARIAHRHEGAKVYPSRVNPAEIEP; this is translated from the coding sequence ATGTCCTATGAGCTGGCGGTGGATTTATTGGAACGCAGGGGCGTTTCCATTGATTCGATTGCCGAGATTGTATACAAGCTGCAATCGTCCTATTATCCGAATTTAAGCGGGGATGAGTGCATTGCGAGCGTCAAGGCCGTCCTGGGCAAAAGAGAGGTGCAGTACACCTTGATGACGGGCATCACGCTGGATGAGCTGGCTGAGAAGAAGCAGCTGCCGCAGCCTTTTCAGGCGATCATGGAAGCCGATGAGTCGCTTTATGGGGCCGACGAGACATTGGCTCTTGGCATTACCGGCGTTTATGGTATGATCGGTCTGACAGGCTTCGGTTATCTGGACAAAATCAAAATGGGCGTCATCGGAGCCCTGAACGAGCGGAAGGACGGAATTCATGTCTTTCTGGACGATCTGGTCGCCGGCATAGCCGCCGCGGCTTCAGCAAGAATAGCGCATCGGCACGAAGGGGCGAAGGTGTATCCCTCCCGCGTAAATCCGGCGGAAATAGAGCCTTAA